The Nocardia arthritidis genome has a window encoding:
- a CDS encoding ABC transporter substrate-binding protein, protein MSRNLALRGALLAGVVGFLAACGGGPDGAGGTSPGAAVADTGAIIGAVTKDPGLNAALPQSITQSGTLRLASNIQSAPNNFYAADGKTPVGYEVDIAKAIGAKLGVGVGYQDMAFGSLITSLESGRIDLTMAAMNDTKARQEQIDFVDYFTSGITIMIRKGNPDAIGGPDALCGKKVAVVQGTSHQKFAEEQSAKCAQAGRPALEVTATDSDNQNQNQLRTGRVQAILNDLPSAVYIARTAGDGKYFEVVPGEPINGGPYGIGVRKQDRPLAEAVRNALNALISDGTYGKILQAWGVQRGAVKEAVINGGS, encoded by the coding sequence ATGTCGCGAAACCTTGCGCTGCGCGGGGCGCTGCTGGCGGGTGTGGTCGGATTTCTTGCCGCGTGCGGGGGCGGCCCGGACGGCGCGGGGGGTACGTCGCCGGGCGCGGCCGTCGCGGACACCGGAGCGATCATCGGCGCGGTCACCAAGGATCCGGGGCTGAATGCCGCACTGCCCCAGTCGATCACGCAGTCGGGCACGCTGCGCCTCGCCTCGAACATCCAATCGGCGCCGAACAACTTCTACGCCGCCGACGGTAAGACCCCGGTCGGCTACGAGGTCGATATCGCCAAGGCCATCGGCGCGAAACTCGGTGTCGGAGTCGGTTATCAGGACATGGCCTTCGGCTCGCTGATCACCTCGCTGGAATCCGGCCGCATCGATCTGACCATGGCGGCGATGAACGACACCAAGGCGCGGCAGGAGCAGATCGACTTCGTCGACTACTTCACCTCCGGCATCACGATCATGATCCGCAAAGGCAACCCGGACGCCATCGGCGGACCGGATGCGTTGTGCGGCAAAAAGGTCGCGGTGGTGCAGGGCACCAGCCACCAGAAGTTCGCCGAGGAGCAGAGCGCGAAGTGCGCACAGGCGGGCAGGCCCGCGCTGGAGGTCACCGCGACCGACAGCGACAACCAGAACCAGAATCAGTTGCGCACCGGCCGGGTCCAGGCCATCCTGAACGACCTGCCCAGCGCGGTCTACATCGCCCGCACCGCGGGTGACGGTAAATACTTCGAGGTGGTGCCGGGTGAGCCGATCAACGGGGGACCGTACGGGATCGGAGTGCGCAAACAGGATCGGCCGTTGGCCGAGGCGGTGCGAAATGCGTTGAACGCGTTGATATCCGACGGCACCTACGGGAAGATCCTGCAAGCCTGGGGTGTGCAGCGGGGTGCGGTCAAGGAGGCCGTGATCAATGGCGGAAGCTGA
- a CDS encoding aminotransferase class V-fold PLP-dependent enzyme, which translates to MKPQRISPRYLLQFDEPAGYLDFARFGPPSHAVLDTTANLLHEATTAGPSTVDDLMRQEIRAKAAVARLAGSDTDHTVLLPHTSLGLFQAAFNYGGEVLVSAAEFPANTYPWARAEQAGRLVVHRLTGGYVTADRVAAALTDDVTTVSVSAVDFRTGYRADLAALREVIGDRLLVVDGIQGFGVVDEPWQVADILVVGGQKWLRAGWGTGFAVLSDRALERMDPVLSGWSGARDPGLFDDEIHPPDATAAGWSLSNLSPITSGAFAAALELVEQAGTAAIAARIAERIGEFSDVLADVGAQVVSAVERRAGILAFTVPGHSAAQVGAALTAAGIAATVRPEHVRLSPHASTPAASAELLRAALETLRRPPKTVVPVATSATREVLAALAPAVPGLAAMLGPGNEVLLHDLSRLPDSIIAIAGDLTGRSVGGPMTDLLLGLVRRGTTQDLTNYRTHGPDGRPIRSSTLFLRDDAGVAIGCLCVNSLDTAAPTDGAGAPETFPADVDSLQRYLVDRAVGKVGIPVDLMKKRHKASVVRELDEAGFFLIKDAVDHLAGRLDVTRYTIYNYLNEIRA; encoded by the coding sequence GTGAAGCCGCAGCGGATCTCGCCGCGCTACCTGCTGCAGTTCGACGAGCCCGCGGGATATCTCGACTTCGCCCGGTTCGGGCCGCCCTCGCACGCCGTGCTGGACACCACCGCGAACCTGCTGCACGAGGCCACCACCGCCGGGCCGTCCACCGTCGACGATCTGATGCGGCAGGAGATCAGGGCCAAGGCGGCCGTCGCCCGGCTGGCTGGTTCGGACACCGATCACACCGTGCTGCTCCCGCACACCAGCCTCGGCCTGTTCCAGGCGGCGTTCAACTACGGCGGCGAGGTGCTGGTGTCGGCGGCCGAATTCCCGGCCAACACCTACCCGTGGGCACGCGCCGAGCAGGCGGGGCGGCTGGTCGTGCACCGGTTGACCGGCGGATACGTCACCGCCGACCGGGTCGCCGCCGCATTGACCGATGACGTCACCACGGTCAGCGTGAGTGCCGTCGATTTCCGCACCGGCTACCGCGCCGACCTCGCCGCGCTGCGCGAGGTGATCGGCGACCGGCTGCTCGTCGTCGACGGTATCCAGGGATTCGGCGTCGTCGACGAACCGTGGCAGGTCGCCGACATTCTGGTGGTGGGCGGCCAGAAATGGTTGCGGGCCGGATGGGGGACCGGGTTCGCGGTGCTCTCGGACCGGGCGCTGGAAAGAATGGATCCGGTGCTGTCCGGCTGGTCCGGCGCGCGCGATCCCGGACTGTTCGACGACGAGATCCATCCGCCGGACGCCACCGCGGCGGGCTGGTCGCTGTCCAACCTCAGCCCGATCACCTCCGGGGCGTTCGCCGCCGCGCTCGAACTGGTCGAACAGGCCGGGACCGCCGCCATCGCGGCCCGGATCGCCGAGCGGATCGGCGAATTCTCCGATGTGCTCGCCGATGTCGGCGCACAGGTGGTCTCCGCGGTCGAGCGGCGGGCCGGAATCCTCGCCTTCACCGTGCCGGGCCATTCGGCCGCACAGGTCGGCGCCGCGCTCACCGCGGCCGGAATCGCCGCGACGGTGCGGCCCGAACACGTGCGCCTCTCGCCGCACGCCTCGACACCGGCGGCCAGCGCGGAACTGCTGCGCGCGGCTCTGGAAACACTGCGCAGGCCGCCGAAAACAGTTGTGCCGGTTGCCACTTCGGCCACCCGGGAGGTGCTGGCCGCATTGGCGCCCGCCGTGCCGGGCCTGGCCGCGATGCTCGGCCCCGGTAACGAGGTGCTGCTGCACGACCTGAGCCGCCTGCCGGATTCGATCATCGCCATCGCGGGCGATCTGACCGGTCGCAGCGTCGGCGGGCCGATGACGGATCTGCTGCTCGGCCTGGTTCGCCGCGGCACCACCCAGGACCTGACCAACTACCGCACCCACGGTCCCGACGGCCGCCCGATCCGTTCGTCGACGCTGTTCCTGCGCGACGACGCGGGGGTCGCGATCGGCTGCCTGTGCGTCAACAGCCTCGATACGGCCGCACCCACCGACGGCGCAGGCGCACCGGAAACCTTCCCGGCCGACGTCGACAGCCTGCAGCGCTACCTGGTGGACCGGGCGGTGGGAAAGGTCGGCATCCCGGTGGATCTGATGAAGAAGCGGCACAAGGCATCCGTCGTCCGCGAACTGGACGAGGCCGGTTTCTTCCTCATCAAGGATGCGGTGGACCATCTCGCCGGGCGGCTCGACGTCACCCGCTACACGATCTACAACTACCTCAACGAGATTCGGGCGTGA
- a CDS encoding amino acid ABC transporter ATP-binding protein produces the protein MPEPLLRAVRVRKSYGANEILRGIDLEVYKGQVVCLLGPSGAGKSTFLRCVNHLESIDGGQIWVDGEPIGFRLRGGKLHELREREVARQRRDIGMVFQRFNLFAHRTALENVVEGPIRVLGADADAARRQGLELLDRVGLADRADAYPAQLSGGQQQRVAIARSLAMRPKLILFDEPTSALDPELVGEVLEVMKTLADEGMTMVVVTHEMGFAAEAADEVVFMADGTVVETGPPATVFSEPKHERTRRFLARILR, from the coding sequence GTGCCTGAACCACTGCTGCGCGCGGTGCGCGTGCGGAAAAGCTACGGCGCCAACGAAATTCTGCGCGGGATAGATCTCGAGGTGTACAAGGGGCAGGTGGTTTGCCTGCTCGGGCCGTCCGGCGCGGGTAAGAGCACCTTCCTGCGCTGTGTGAACCATCTGGAAAGCATTGACGGCGGCCAGATCTGGGTCGACGGTGAGCCGATCGGCTTCCGGCTGCGCGGTGGCAAACTCCACGAATTGCGCGAACGCGAGGTGGCGCGCCAGCGTCGCGATATCGGCATGGTGTTCCAGCGGTTCAACCTCTTCGCGCACCGCACCGCGCTGGAAAACGTTGTCGAAGGACCGATCCGGGTACTCGGCGCGGATGCGGACGCCGCGCGGCGGCAAGGTTTGGAGCTGCTCGACCGGGTCGGGCTCGCGGATCGGGCCGACGCCTATCCGGCCCAGTTGTCGGGCGGGCAGCAGCAGCGGGTGGCGATCGCGAGATCGCTGGCCATGCGCCCCAAGCTCATCCTGTTCGACGAACCCACCTCGGCGCTCGATCCGGAACTGGTCGGCGAGGTGCTGGAGGTGATGAAGACATTGGCCGACGAGGGGATGACCATGGTCGTCGTGACGCACGAAATGGGTTTCGCGGCGGAGGCCGCGGACGAGGTGGTCTTCATGGCCGATGGTACGGTCGTCGAAACCGGGCCGCCCGCAACGGTTTTCAGCGAGCCGAAACACGAACGCACCCGGCGGTTCCTCGCCAGGATCCTGCGGTGA
- a CDS encoding phenylacetate--CoA ligase family protein — protein MTAATPRERWRLVRLRTCSALLALVYRTATARPVLWRLMVRTFRPSFARLAAAQAVAACRSAAVDVPAYRDFLARSGVRKAQRLRDFPETDKRNYAGAYDEESRCHNGRLHRAGVVVDESSGSTGKPFNWARGPRELASIYRNAAGYVEMVFPGERLFVINAYSMGAWATGTTTGAAMTRIAMVKNTGPDLAKIVDTLTHFGPGYDYIVAAYPPFLKHLRDRLDELEFPWDAYTIRGMVGGEPMTEALRDYLEQRFTLVRSGYGASDLSIGIGAETGFTVWLRKQLTHDEELRRELLGEHEQRLPMIFHYNPLDTYLETNANGELLCTITSPHCVQPKLRYNVGDEARLHTLPAVRQAIRRDPARWVRCRDAMGGDRMNLPLLFLFGRKDSTVSYMGANLYPQDIEYGLYQGNPHADRISRFCLSLEELPDLESRPVVNLELRDGLLDAAARDRLADSCRRGVLDHLAHVSRDFAESLREDPAAADLRVRLFAPGAGPFAAMTKLKNTYLVERP, from the coding sequence ATGACAGCCGCGACACCGCGCGAACGTTGGCGACTGGTCCGGCTGCGGACCTGCTCGGCGCTGCTCGCGCTCGTATACCGCACGGCCACCGCGCGTCCGGTGCTGTGGCGGTTGATGGTTCGCACATTCCGCCCGTCCTTCGCGCGGCTGGCCGCCGCGCAGGCGGTGGCGGCCTGCCGGTCGGCGGCCGTCGACGTCCCCGCCTATCGCGACTTCCTGGCCCGCTCCGGAGTCCGGAAAGCCCAGCGGCTGCGGGACTTTCCGGAGACCGACAAGCGTAACTACGCGGGCGCGTACGACGAGGAGAGCCGGTGCCACAACGGCAGGCTGCACCGGGCGGGCGTGGTCGTCGACGAGTCGTCGGGTTCCACCGGCAAGCCGTTCAACTGGGCGCGCGGCCCGCGCGAACTGGCATCGATCTACCGCAACGCGGCGGGCTACGTCGAAATGGTCTTCCCGGGCGAGCGTCTGTTCGTCATCAACGCCTATTCGATGGGTGCGTGGGCGACCGGCACCACCACCGGCGCGGCGATGACCCGCATCGCGATGGTGAAGAACACCGGCCCGGATCTGGCGAAGATCGTCGACACCCTCACCCACTTCGGCCCCGGCTACGACTACATCGTCGCCGCGTACCCGCCGTTCCTGAAGCATCTGCGCGATCGGCTGGACGAACTCGAATTCCCTTGGGACGCATACACGATCCGGGGAATGGTGGGTGGCGAGCCGATGACCGAGGCGCTGCGCGACTACCTCGAACAGCGCTTCACCCTGGTGCGTTCGGGCTACGGCGCCAGCGACCTTTCCATCGGTATCGGCGCCGAGACCGGGTTCACCGTCTGGCTGCGCAAACAGCTGACACACGATGAGGAGCTGCGGCGCGAACTGCTGGGGGAGCACGAGCAGCGGCTGCCGATGATCTTCCACTACAACCCGCTCGACACCTACCTGGAAACCAATGCGAACGGAGAACTGTTGTGCACCATCACTTCTCCGCACTGCGTGCAGCCGAAGCTGCGGTACAACGTCGGCGACGAGGCCCGGTTGCATACGCTGCCCGCCGTGCGGCAAGCGATCCGGCGCGACCCGGCCCGTTGGGTGCGCTGCCGCGACGCCATGGGCGGCGACCGGATGAACCTGCCGCTGCTGTTCCTGTTCGGGCGTAAGGACAGCACCGTCTCCTACATGGGCGCCAATCTCTACCCGCAGGATATCGAATACGGTCTGTACCAGGGGAATCCGCATGCCGACCGCATTTCGCGGTTCTGCCTGTCGCTGGAGGAGCTGCCGGATCTGGAATCGCGCCCGGTGGTGAATCTCGAACTGCGCGACGGTCTGCTGGATGCCGCCGCGCGAGACCGGTTGGCGGACAGCTGCCGTCGCGGAGTCCTCGACCATCTCGCCCACGTCTCCCGCGATTTCGCCGAATCGCTGCGCGAGGATCCGGCGGCCGCCGATCTGCGGGTGCGCTTGTTCGCGCCCGGCGCCGGGCCGTTCGCGGCCATGACCAAGCTCAAGAACACCTACCTCGTGGAGCGACCGTGA
- a CDS encoding amino acid ABC transporter permease: MAEAELPIVRLSHWGRWVAGAVIIALLALLAVALGNAQIEWHRVPEFLWYRVMFTGLVNTLVLAVLSQGVAIVLGVLIALLRRSANPVASWFAAGYIWLFRGLPVLLQILLWYNLALVFPQISIPYLFHAQTNVLISAFTAAFLGLALNESAYMAEIVRAGLNSVDSGQAEAAKSIGMTPAVTLRRVVLPQAMRVIIPPTGNDFVNMLKGTSMASVIGVTELVHAANNISSNNLLVMETLIAAACWYMVVVTVAGIGQHYLERAYGTAERGPLVRAGKALRGAPLVRSGRA; encoded by the coding sequence ATGGCGGAAGCTGAGCTGCCCATTGTCCGGCTCAGCCACTGGGGGCGCTGGGTCGCGGGCGCGGTGATCATCGCGCTGCTGGCGCTGCTCGCCGTCGCACTCGGGAACGCGCAGATCGAATGGCATCGGGTGCCGGAATTCCTCTGGTACCGGGTGATGTTCACCGGCCTGGTGAATACCCTTGTGCTGGCGGTGCTTTCGCAGGGCGTCGCGATCGTGCTCGGTGTGCTGATCGCGCTGCTGCGGCGCAGTGCGAACCCGGTGGCCAGCTGGTTCGCCGCGGGCTACATCTGGCTTTTCCGCGGTCTGCCGGTGCTGCTGCAGATCCTGCTCTGGTACAACCTGGCGCTGGTCTTCCCGCAGATCTCCATCCCGTATCTCTTCCACGCCCAGACCAACGTGCTGATCAGCGCGTTCACCGCCGCCTTCCTCGGCCTGGCGCTGAACGAGAGCGCATATATGGCCGAGATCGTGCGCGCGGGCCTCAACAGCGTGGACAGCGGACAGGCCGAGGCGGCGAAATCGATCGGGATGACGCCGGCGGTGACGCTGCGCCGAGTGGTGCTGCCGCAGGCCATGCGGGTGATAATCCCGCCCACCGGAAACGATTTCGTCAACATGCTGAAGGGAACGTCGATGGCGTCGGTGATCGGCGTAACCGAACTCGTGCACGCGGCCAACAACATTTCGTCCAACAACCTGCTCGTGATGGAGACGCTGATCGCCGCCGCCTGCTGGTACATGGTCGTGGTGACCGTCGCCGGCATCGGCCAGCACTACCTGGAGCGCGCATACGGCACGGCCGAGCGTGGACCGCTGGTACGTGCCGGAAAGGCCTTGCGCGGTGCGCCATTGGTGCGGAGCGGCCGTGCCTGA
- a CDS encoding DUF4188 domain-containing protein encodes MRTADFSRTPPQGQATAMFIGATRYRGPLSIITLTRTWFRMVRDMRRMRGYCWHKVYYEFPLTLGTIAFFTDRDAMLRFARSRHHRDLMIWVTDGAKNAKGGFIRLYHAEPDGYSNGIWRAEGNAMAHIPTFTPLSTESGPGPVVERRR; translated from the coding sequence GTGAGAACCGCCGACTTCAGCAGGACCCCGCCGCAGGGACAGGCGACCGCGATGTTCATCGGCGCGACCCGCTACCGTGGCCCGCTGTCGATCATCACCCTGACCCGCACCTGGTTCCGGATGGTGCGCGATATGCGGCGAATGCGCGGATACTGCTGGCACAAGGTGTATTACGAATTCCCGCTGACCCTCGGCACCATCGCGTTCTTCACCGACCGCGACGCGATGCTGCGCTTCGCCCGCAGCCGCCACCATCGGGATCTGATGATCTGGGTGACCGACGGCGCCAAGAACGCCAAGGGCGGATTCATCCGGCTCTACCATGCCGAGCCGGACGGTTACAGCAACGGCATCTGGCGGGCGGAAGGCAATGCCATGGCGCATATTCCGACCTTCACGCCGCTGTCCACCGAATCCGGGCCCGGCCCGGTGGTGGAGCGCCGCCGATGA
- a CDS encoding nitroreductase, which yields MTRRFDAGALRVLEPDFRRAPSAHNTQPWTLAYRDDCIEIGWDPAHSLPASDPNGRDLLLSLGAFVECCLIVCADAGLCVGFEADRAERRIGWLVPAASRYETSFTTADIRCRASHRGAYLPGTMDEASAVRLADIATPAGLRLLPGADLRKLLYEADFEMFGNPSVVGELREWLRLTPHHPNYRRDGLTDRALSLSRSEAFGLRLALGAYPALRRAGLPRLLAAASRGPLDDECEVLVLIGPPDEADTVAVGRVLLRIWLTLSRGGYATHPLSQLIDSARTREQLSRAMGIDDPARLLHIARVGRPAATPVRSHRR from the coding sequence ATGACGCGCCGCTTCGACGCGGGCGCCCTGCGCGTGCTGGAGCCCGATTTCCGGCGCGCCCCGAGCGCGCACAACACCCAGCCGTGGACGCTGGCCTACCGCGACGATTGCATCGAAATCGGCTGGGATCCAGCCCATTCCCTGCCCGCGAGCGATCCGAACGGGCGGGATCTGCTGCTCTCGCTCGGCGCGTTCGTCGAATGCTGTCTCATCGTGTGCGCCGACGCCGGATTGTGTGTCGGATTCGAGGCCGATCGGGCCGAGCGACGCATCGGATGGTTGGTCCCCGCCGCCTCGCGGTATGAGACATCGTTCACCACCGCCGACATCCGGTGTCGTGCCTCGCATCGAGGCGCATACCTGCCGGGGACCATGGACGAGGCCTCGGCGGTTCGCCTCGCCGATATCGCGACCCCGGCCGGACTTCGGCTGCTTCCCGGCGCTGACTTGCGAAAGCTGTTGTACGAGGCGGATTTCGAGATGTTCGGCAATCCGTCGGTCGTCGGTGAACTGCGGGAGTGGTTGCGGCTCACCCCACACCACCCGAACTACCGCCGGGACGGCCTGACCGATCGGGCGCTATCCCTTTCCCGCTCGGAGGCGTTCGGGTTGCGGCTGGCCCTCGGCGCGTATCCGGCACTGCGCCGCGCCGGATTGCCGAGACTGCTGGCCGCCGCATCGCGTGGCCCGCTGGACGACGAGTGCGAGGTGCTCGTCCTCATCGGGCCACCGGACGAGGCGGACACTGTCGCGGTGGGCCGTGTCCTGCTGCGGATCTGGCTCACCCTATCCCGCGGCGGCTACGCGACCCATCCGCTGAGTCAGCTCATCGATTCGGCACGGACGCGCGAACAGCTCTCTCGCGCAATGGGAATCGATGATCCGGCGCGCCTGCTGCACATCGCCAGGGTGGGCAGGCCCGCCGCGACGCCCGTTCGATCCCACCGCCGTTGA